One genomic segment of Thermodesulfobacterium sp. TA1 includes these proteins:
- a CDS encoding D-alanyl-D-alanine carboxypeptidase family protein — protein sequence MKQTIKKFLGLLFFFCIILWGQRGIAEDLNNLTEISAVTAVTLDATTGKVLFAKNPNLKIPPASTVKLITAMVVLDKLPLNKKVVISKTAAETPSVAPLLKEGEVYTVNNLLYLLLMKSSNQAAVALAEEVAGSEEKFALYMNQKAKELGLNNSYFISASGLPSPGQYTTAYDLALILYQALKYPLIKEIIGTHTKIISSEGGRVLVVKNTNHLLEDPELKDYILGGKTGFTRASKHCLVTASKVHNRLIITSVLGAPSRESLWRDSKELIKFSQLVLENKAEPLYLNTVVTSQVPISHVSKTKLFKANSVVKASSKKSKTLVQKSSKKSKAIASTSKTSKKAKTLTANKTKNNKNKALATKTSKNHKKRS from the coding sequence ATGAAACAAACCATAAAAAAATTTTTAGGACTGCTCTTTTTCTTTTGTATTATCCTCTGGGGACAAAGAGGAATAGCTGAAGATTTAAACAATTTAACTGAAATAAGTGCGGTAACTGCTGTTACTTTAGACGCTACTACAGGTAAAGTTCTTTTTGCTAAAAATCCTAATCTAAAAATTCCTCCAGCTAGCACGGTAAAATTAATAACAGCAATGGTGGTTTTAGACAAACTTCCTTTAAACAAGAAGGTAGTTATTTCTAAAACGGCAGCTGAAACCCCAAGCGTAGCTCCCCTTTTAAAAGAAGGGGAAGTTTATACTGTAAACAACCTTTTATATCTACTTTTAATGAAATCTTCTAACCAAGCTGCGGTAGCATTGGCAGAAGAGGTAGCTGGTTCTGAAGAAAAATTTGCGTTATACATGAACCAAAAGGCTAAAGAATTGGGGTTAAACAATTCTTATTTTATTTCTGCTTCTGGTTTACCTTCCCCTGGTCAATACACCACTGCCTATGACTTAGCCTTAATCCTTTATCAAGCCCTTAAATATCCTTTGATAAAAGAGATTATCGGTACTCATACAAAAATCATCTCTTCTGAAGGTGGAAGGGTGCTTGTGGTTAAAAATACTAATCATCTTTTAGAGGACCCTGAACTAAAAGATTATATCTTAGGTGGAAAAACTGGTTTTACCAGGGCTTCTAAACACTGTTTAGTAACCGCCTCTAAGGTTCATAATCGTTTAATCATTACCTCAGTCCTTGGAGCCCCTTCCAGAGAAAGCTTGTGGCGCGATTCTAAAGAACTTATCAAGTTCAGTCAGCTTGTTTTAGAAAATAAGGCAGAACCTTTATATCTTAATACGGTAGTCACTTCTCAAGTCCCTATTAGCCATGTTTCTAAAACCAAACTGTTTAAAGCTAACTCTGTGGTTAAAGCTTCCTCTAAAAAATCTAAAACTTTAGTCCAAAAATCTTCTAAAAAAAGCAAGGCTATAGCTTCAACTTCTAAAACTTCTAAAAAAGCTAAAACTTTGACTGCAAACAAAACAAAAAACAATAAAAACAAAGCTTTAGCGACAAAAACCTCTAAAAACCACAAAAAACGTTCATAA
- a CDS encoding UDP-glucose/GDP-mannose dehydrogenase family protein: MHITIIGTGYVGLVSGACLADFGMKVFCVDKDREKIDKLLNGIIPFYEPGLEELVKKNVKANRLFFTTDLEEAVKNSLVVFICVGTPPNPDGSSDLSQIKEVALSLAEIIDEYKVIVTKSTVPVGTNRWIKNLIDANKKTSVAVDIISNPEFLREGSAVEDFIHPDRVIIGGESAYAIAIIKDIYRPLYLAETPFIITNLETAELIKYATNAFLATKISFINEIANFCEKVGADVTIVAKGIGIDPRIGSKFLNPGPGFGGSCLPKDVKSLIHQGKKVSSPFKILEAVIEVNEKQKLKVIEKLEKFLGDLKDKTIGVLGLSFKPNTSDVRESPSLSIIPILLEKGAKVKAYDPVAMEEFKKLSQGLNIEYASNPISCAAETDGLIILTEWNEFRFLDLSQIKKVMKNPVLIDMRNIYEPSVVKALGFSYEGIGRL, from the coding sequence ATGCATATTACCATCATAGGGACAGGATATGTAGGTTTAGTTTCTGGGGCATGTTTAGCAGATTTTGGAATGAAAGTTTTTTGTGTAGATAAAGACCGAGAAAAAATAGATAAACTCTTAAACGGGATCATACCTTTTTATGAACCAGGTTTAGAAGAATTAGTAAAGAAGAATGTAAAAGCAAACAGGCTATTCTTTACTACCGATTTAGAAGAAGCTGTCAAAAATTCCTTGGTGGTGTTTATTTGTGTAGGAACTCCTCCTAATCCTGATGGTTCTTCAGACTTGTCTCAGATAAAAGAGGTAGCTTTGTCATTAGCAGAGATAATAGATGAATACAAGGTTATCGTTACTAAAAGCACGGTTCCTGTAGGAACTAATCGTTGGATTAAAAACTTGATAGATGCGAACAAAAAAACCTCAGTAGCTGTAGACATCATCTCTAATCCCGAATTTTTAAGAGAAGGCTCAGCGGTAGAAGATTTTATTCATCCAGATAGGGTAATTATCGGAGGAGAAAGTGCTTACGCCATTGCCATCATTAAAGACATTTATAGACCTTTATACTTAGCAGAAACTCCCTTTATAATTACCAACCTTGAAACCGCTGAACTTATCAAATATGCAACCAATGCTTTTTTAGCTACTAAGATCTCTTTTATCAATGAAATCGCTAATTTCTGCGAAAAAGTAGGGGCTGATGTTACCATCGTAGCTAAAGGAATAGGAATAGACCCAAGGATAGGTTCAAAGTTTTTAAACCCTGGGCCTGGATTTGGAGGGTCTTGTTTACCTAAGGATGTAAAATCTCTTATCCATCAAGGAAAAAAGGTGAGCTCACCGTTCAAAATTCTTGAAGCGGTAATCGAGGTAAACGAAAAACAAAAGTTAAAGGTAATAGAAAAATTAGAAAAATTTTTAGGTGACCTGAAAGATAAAACCATCGGGGTGTTAGGTCTTTCCTTTAAACCTAACACGAGTGATGTAAGGGAAAGTCCTTCTTTATCTATTATCCCCATTCTTTTAGAAAAAGGGGCAAAAGTAAAGGCTTACGACCCTGTGGCCATGGAAGAGTTTAAAAAATTATCCCAAGGATTAAACATAGAGTATGCCTCAAATCCTATCAGTTGTGCTGCCGAAACCGATGGATTAATCATCCTTACTGAATGGAACGAATTTAGATTTTTGGACCTATCTCAGATCAAAAAGGTAATGAAAAATCCAGTGCTTATAGACATGAGAAACATCTACGAACCTTCGGTAGTAAAAGCCTTAGGGTTTAGCTACGAAGGAATAGGTAGATTATAA
- a CDS encoding MBL fold metallo-hydrolase produces MKVERLIVGGFEVCCYIVYCEQTKEGIIIDPGAEDPKILNLVENLGIKVKALLGTHGHPDHVVGVYFLKEALNVPFVLHEEDDRFFQDKTNFSFFKSWGFPENPKADTTLKEGDEVLFGKERLKVIHTPGHSPGSVCLYHPENHVLFTGDTLFVEGVGRADLPGGNFFQMMNSIKEKILTLPEETVIFPGHDYGSKPVSTIGEEKVNNPFLEEIL; encoded by the coding sequence ATGAAGGTAGAAAGATTGATCGTAGGTGGTTTTGAAGTTTGTTGTTATATCGTTTATTGTGAGCAAACTAAAGAAGGTATTATCATAGATCCTGGAGCAGAAGACCCAAAGATTTTAAACTTGGTAGAAAATTTAGGAATTAAGGTAAAGGCCCTTTTAGGTACCCATGGACATCCTGACCATGTGGTAGGTGTTTATTTTTTAAAAGAGGCCTTAAACGTTCCTTTTGTATTACATGAAGAGGATGACCGGTTTTTTCAAGATAAGACCAATTTTTCCTTTTTTAAGTCTTGGGGCTTTCCAGAAAACCCAAAGGCAGACACAACCTTAAAAGAAGGAGATGAGGTTCTTTTTGGTAAGGAGAGGCTTAAGGTAATCCATACCCCTGGGCATTCTCCTGGGTCGGTGTGTTTATATCATCCAGAAAACCACGTTTTATTCACAGGAGATACTTTATTTGTAGAGGGGGTTGGAAGGGCAGACTTACCAGGAGGAAACTTTTTTCAGATGATGAACTCTATCAAAGAAAAAATTTTAACTTTACCTGAGGAAACGGTAATTTTCCCAGGACATGATTATGGGTCTAAACCTGTTTCAACCATAGGAGAAGAAAAGGTAAACAATCCTTTTTTAGAGGAAATTTTATAA
- a CDS encoding shikimate kinase translates to MDKILLIGFRATGKTTVGKLLSEVLNWDFIDTDQEIQKRSGKTIRKLVEEKGWQHFREIEKEVIKSLVEKSKVVISLGGGGILHQQEIKALKQKSFVVWLRASPKIIIERMLKDEKTLEERPKLTSEDLTTEVVQVLTLREPLYQEFADLTVDTERLSLEEIKSFILDRFSRFKN, encoded by the coding sequence ATGGATAAAATTTTACTTATAGGTTTTAGGGCTACAGGAAAGACCACGGTAGGTAAACTTCTCAGTGAGGTTCTAAACTGGGACTTTATCGATACAGACCAGGAGATACAAAAACGTTCTGGAAAAACGATAAGAAAACTGGTAGAAGAGAAGGGTTGGCAACATTTTAGGGAGATTGAAAAAGAGGTTATAAAGTCCTTGGTTGAGAAGAGCAAAGTGGTTATTTCTTTAGGTGGAGGAGGGATATTACATCAACAAGAAATTAAAGCTTTAAAACAAAAGTCTTTTGTAGTATGGCTGAGAGCTTCTCCTAAAATCATTATAGAAAGAATGTTAAAAGATGAAAAAACCTTAGAAGAAAGACCAAAACTTACTTCAGAGGATTTGACTACTGAGGTAGTTCAGGTGTTAACCCTTAGAGAGCCACTTTATCAGGAGTTTGCCGACCTGACCGTAGATACAGAAAGGCTTTCTTTGGAAGAGATAAAAAGTTTTATTTTAGACCGTTTTAGTAGATTTAAAAATTAG
- the aroA gene encoding 3-phosphoshikimate 1-carboxyvinyltransferase: MTKIKEIYPLKDFKKIELELPSSKSLTQRALICASLAEGTSHLINPLISEDTLLLKGALAATNVGFDEIEKDKVWKVRGGFPPLLSGAKVYLGNNGTGSRFFLSYACLGKGSFIEIYGKPRLHERPVKHLIESLKRLNAEVKCLEKEGYFPVQVNASALRSEVISLPGDVSSQFVSSLLLIGPYLPNGIEILIEGPFLSRSYVEITLEVMKEFGVEVYAEDRYFKVGHGRYTPKVYEIEADTSSASYFLALPLILGEGEVWVKNYNFYSKQGDTKFLEFIKKMGAQVEPVNPKGVKVSFKGRPKAVEIDLRDTPDLFPTMCVLGAVAEGKTVLKGAPHLRFKETDRIKAMVTELQKLGVNAQELPDGAIIEGKEKFLPAEIETYDDHRIAMSFAVLGLKTGGIRILKPGCVSKSFPSFWEYFEKLYG, encoded by the coding sequence ATGACAAAGATTAAAGAGATTTACCCATTAAAAGATTTTAAGAAAATAGAGTTAGAACTTCCTTCTTCTAAAAGTTTGACCCAAAGGGCTTTAATTTGTGCCTCTTTGGCAGAGGGCACTTCTCATTTGATAAACCCTTTGATTAGTGAAGACACTTTACTTTTAAAAGGAGCTTTAGCAGCCACTAACGTAGGGTTTGATGAGATTGAGAAAGATAAAGTTTGGAAGGTTAGAGGGGGTTTTCCTCCTTTGCTTTCAGGGGCTAAGGTTTATTTAGGAAACAACGGTACTGGTTCGAGATTTTTTCTAAGTTATGCCTGTTTGGGAAAAGGGAGTTTTATAGAAATTTATGGAAAACCAAGACTTCATGAAAGGCCAGTTAAACACTTAATCGAGTCTTTAAAAAGGCTAAACGCTGAGGTTAAGTGTTTAGAAAAAGAAGGGTACTTTCCTGTGCAGGTAAACGCAAGTGCCTTAAGGTCTGAGGTTATTAGTTTACCAGGAGATGTAAGCAGTCAGTTTGTGTCTTCTTTGCTGCTGATAGGACCTTATTTACCCAATGGGATTGAAATCCTAATAGAAGGTCCTTTTTTATCAAGGTCTTATGTAGAGATAACCTTAGAGGTGATGAAAGAGTTTGGGGTTGAGGTTTATGCTGAAGACCGTTATTTTAAGGTAGGGCATGGTAGATATACCCCTAAGGTTTATGAAATCGAAGCTGATACCTCAAGTGCTTCATATTTTTTAGCCCTTCCTTTAATTTTAGGTGAAGGTGAGGTTTGGGTTAAAAATTACAACTTTTATTCTAAACAAGGGGATACCAAGTTTTTAGAATTTATCAAAAAAATGGGGGCTCAAGTAGAACCTGTTAATCCTAAAGGGGTAAAGGTAAGTTTTAAAGGAAGGCCTAAGGCAGTAGAGATAGATTTAAGAGATACACCTGACCTTTTTCCTACGATGTGTGTTTTGGGGGCGGTAGCAGAAGGAAAGACAGTGCTTAAGGGAGCTCCTCATTTAAGGTTTAAAGAAACAGACCGTATAAAGGCGATGGTTACCGAATTGCAAAAATTAGGGGTTAATGCTCAAGAGCTTCCTGATGGAGCAATAATAGAAGGTAAAGAAAAATTTTTACCTGCAGAAATAGAAACTTATGATGACCATCGAATAGCGATGTCATTTGCGGTTTTAGGTTTAAAGACAGGAGGAATTAGGATATTAAAGCCTGGTTGTGTAAGCAAATCCTTCCCGAGTTTTTGGGAATATTTTGAAAAGCTTTATGGATAA
- a CDS encoding shikimate dehydrogenase: protein MYNVYGVIGYPVKHSLSPIIHNLGFKLLGLKAVYGTFEVLPEDLEKAVMGVKALGIKGLSVTVPHKERIINYLDVIDDISSEIGAVNTVVMENRKLLGFNTDWIGVLKAFETNGVSLKNKRVVVVGAGGAAKSVIYAMKKAETKEVIVYNRTYQKAIELAERFSVIAKPWEELEKAEGEVIIQTTSVGLNSKVSVVGPEVLARFKVAMDLVYSPLKTTFLSYAEEVGCQTIDGLLMLFYQGIEQLKIWSQKTLPSESLDLIKKELYAEIKRRQGLDDKD from the coding sequence ATGTATAATGTTTATGGAGTGATAGGTTATCCTGTAAAACATTCCCTCTCTCCGATTATCCATAACCTGGGGTTTAAACTTTTAGGCCTTAAAGCTGTCTATGGAACCTTTGAAGTTTTACCTGAAGATTTAGAAAAGGCGGTTATGGGAGTAAAGGCTTTAGGGATTAAAGGGCTTTCTGTAACTGTTCCTCATAAAGAACGTATTATCAATTACTTGGATGTTATAGATGATATTTCTTCTGAAATAGGGGCGGTCAATACGGTGGTAATGGAAAACAGAAAGCTTTTAGGGTTTAATACCGATTGGATAGGGGTATTAAAGGCTTTTGAAACTAACGGTGTGAGTTTGAAAAATAAAAGGGTAGTGGTGGTTGGTGCAGGAGGAGCGGCAAAATCAGTTATTTATGCCATGAAAAAGGCTGAAACAAAAGAAGTGATAGTTTATAATCGAACCTATCAGAAGGCTATAGAATTAGCCGAGAGGTTTTCTGTAATAGCTAAACCTTGGGAAGAATTAGAGAAGGCAGAAGGAGAGGTTATAATCCAGACTACCAGCGTAGGGTTAAACTCTAAAGTAAGTGTGGTTGGACCAGAGGTGTTGGCAAGATTTAAGGTAGCGATGGATTTGGTTTATTCTCCTTTAAAAACTACTTTTTTGTCTTATGCTGAGGAAGTGGGTTGTCAGACTATAGATGGACTGCTGATGTTGTTTTATCAGGGTATTGAACAGCTTAAAATTTGGTCTCAAAAGACTTTACCTTCAGAAAGTTTAGACCTTATTAAAAAAGAACTCTATGCAGAGATAAAAAGGAGACAAGGTTTAGATGACAAAGATTAA
- the aroD gene encoding type I 3-dehydroquinate dehydratase yields the protein MFCVTLAEKNVDEIFKRIESLSELTELFELRVDALENPSKEALQKVLTYPFKFIFTFRSHKEGGRKKISTQAYLDWILWALQQPFYLVDIEWRFLKKNYKDFNLTNSKYEKILVSYHNFNRTPEKGYLKKMLFQMKERGIKKAKIVTMGKVFDDGLRLLDLILFAKEIGIDLVTFAMGEEGRLSRVLCLLAGSPFTYVAPSEEEIVAPGQLDLLTAKTIYSNLIKYLPKPDEDKV from the coding sequence ATGTTCTGCGTTACCTTAGCAGAAAAGAACGTAGATGAAATTTTTAAAAGGATAGAAAGTTTATCAGAGTTAACCGAACTTTTCGAATTAAGAGTAGATGCCTTAGAAAACCCTTCAAAAGAGGCTTTACAAAAGGTTTTAACCTATCCTTTTAAGTTTATTTTCACTTTTAGGAGCCACAAAGAAGGTGGAAGAAAAAAAATATCTACCCAGGCCTATTTAGACTGGATTTTATGGGCCTTACAACAGCCTTTCTATCTGGTAGACATAGAATGGAGATTTTTGAAGAAAAATTATAAAGACTTTAATTTAACTAATTCTAAATACGAGAAAATTTTAGTATCGTATCATAATTTTAACCGAACCCCTGAGAAAGGATATTTAAAAAAGATGTTATTCCAGATGAAAGAAAGAGGTATTAAAAAGGCTAAAATCGTAACGATGGGTAAGGTTTTTGACGATGGGTTAAGGCTTTTAGATTTGATACTTTTTGCTAAGGAGATAGGGATAGACCTTGTAACCTTTGCTATGGGAGAGGAAGGCAGGTTAAGTAGGGTTTTATGTTTGTTAGCAGGCTCACCTTTTACCTATGTTGCTCCTTCAGAAGAGGAGATAGTAGCTCCAGGACAACTTGACCTTTTAACTGCAAAAACCATTTACTCTAACCTTATAAAATATCTACCTAAACCTGACGAGGATAAGGTATAA
- a CDS encoding IMP cyclohydrolase, translated as MNKIERALISVTDKRGIVELAKELEGLGIEIVSTGGTAKVLREGGVKVVEISEITGFPEILEGRVKTLHPHIHGAILFKRDDPEHIKTIEELKIKPIDLVIVNLYAFEKVVEKGGDLKEAIENIDIGGPTLLRASAKNFHYVTVVVDPQDYEKVLQEIKTYGNTTLETRFELAKKVFALTSRYDQTIFEYLSKFHV; from the coding sequence ATGAATAAAATAGAACGGGCTTTAATCAGTGTAACCGATAAAAGGGGAATAGTAGAATTAGCCAAAGAGCTTGAAGGTTTAGGTATAGAAATCGTCTCTACCGGTGGCACGGCTAAGGTTTTAAGAGAAGGCGGAGTAAAGGTGGTAGAGATTAGCGAAATAACCGGTTTTCCTGAGATTTTAGAAGGAAGGGTAAAAACCTTACATCCCCATATACATGGAGCCATCCTTTTTAAAAGAGACGACCCAGAACACATAAAAACGATAGAAGAACTTAAAATAAAACCTATAGACTTAGTGATAGTAAACCTTTATGCCTTTGAAAAGGTGGTAGAGAAGGGAGGAGACCTAAAGGAGGCTATAGAAAACATCGATATAGGAGGACCTACTTTACTTAGGGCTTCTGCTAAAAACTTTCATTATGTTACGGTGGTGGTAGACCCTCAAGACTATGAAAAGGTTCTTCAAGAGATAAAAACCTATGGCAATACAACCCTTGAAACCAGGTTTGAGCTTGCCAAAAAAGTTTTTGCTTTAACCAGTAGGTATGATCAAACCATCTTTGAATACCTTTCTAAGTTTCATGTATAA
- the ahbC gene encoding 12,18-didecarboxysiroheme deacetylase: MIGISKLYCGTIEASDPLRYGRHSKKLPSHLLQFSEDKKPVVVWNVTKACNLRCIHCYAKADNNPHPDELTTTEGMALLEDLAHFGVPVVLFSGGEPLVRPDILDLIKKAVDLGMRAVLSTNGVLIDEALAKELKTIGLSYVGISLDGWREVHDKFRGVKGCFDKVISAIETCKKEGIKVGLRFTINKLNAQEIPKVFDLVEELAIPRICFYHLVYAGRGSNLIEMDLDHKETRYWVDYIIDRTKELHDKGHKVEVLTVDNHADGPYLYLRMKREGNPRAEEVYELLKMNGGNNSGVGIGCISWDGEVHADQFWRHYSFGNVRKRPFSTIWTDLSDPLMAKLKEKKKHVKGRCAVCKFLEVCGGNFRVRAEAVTGDVWAPDPACYLTDEEIGIA; this comes from the coding sequence ATGATAGGTATTTCCAAGCTTTATTGTGGGACCATAGAAGCGTCCGACCCTTTAAGGTATGGTAGACATTCAAAAAAACTTCCCTCCCATCTTCTGCAGTTTTCTGAAGACAAAAAACCAGTAGTGGTATGGAATGTCACCAAGGCTTGTAATCTAAGGTGTATACATTGTTATGCCAAAGCAGACAACAACCCCCATCCTGACGAACTTACTACAACCGAAGGTATGGCATTACTTGAAGATTTAGCTCATTTTGGGGTACCGGTAGTTTTGTTTTCTGGAGGAGAACCTTTGGTAAGACCAGATATTTTAGACTTAATAAAAAAAGCCGTAGATTTAGGGATGAGGGCAGTGCTTTCTACCAACGGGGTTTTGATAGATGAAGCTTTAGCTAAAGAACTAAAAACAATTGGACTTTCCTATGTAGGGATTAGTCTTGACGGTTGGAGGGAAGTGCATGATAAGTTTAGAGGGGTAAAGGGGTGTTTTGATAAAGTGATCTCTGCTATAGAGACATGTAAAAAAGAAGGAATAAAAGTAGGGCTAAGGTTTACCATCAACAAACTTAACGCCCAAGAAATCCCTAAGGTGTTTGACTTGGTTGAAGAACTGGCTATTCCAAGGATATGTTTTTATCATTTAGTCTATGCAGGAAGAGGTAGCAATTTAATAGAAATGGATTTGGACCATAAAGAAACCAGGTATTGGGTTGATTATATCATAGACAGAACCAAAGAATTACACGATAAAGGACATAAAGTAGAGGTTTTGACGGTAGACAACCACGCAGATGGTCCATATCTTTATCTTAGAATGAAAAGAGAGGGCAATCCAAGGGCAGAAGAAGTTTATGAACTTCTTAAGATGAACGGAGGTAACAATAGTGGGGTAGGTATAGGCTGTATTTCTTGGGATGGAGAGGTGCATGCAGACCAGTTTTGGAGACACTATTCCTTTGGAAATGTGAGAAAAAGACCGTTTAGCACGATTTGGACAGATCTTTCAGACCCTCTGATGGCTAAATTAAAAGAAAAGAAAAAGCATGTTAAAGGTAGATGTGCCGTCTGTAAGTTTTTAGAGGTGTGCGGAGGAAATTTTAGAGTAAGGGCAGAGGCGGTTACAGGAGATGTGTGGGCTCCTGACCCAGCCTGCTATCTAACCGATGAAGAAATAGGTATAGCCTAA
- a CDS encoding PleD family two-component system response regulator, producing the protein MIYLALSEDLFNRLKEVLEKLKLKYKLIEDGETLLKLSKKEKPKLIVLEKDIPLLDGFATTLLLKSSPETQDIPILGVCKVPLKEEETKAKDCGCDDILVYPFKEEEFLNKVLKYIKK; encoded by the coding sequence ATGATATACTTAGCCCTTTCTGAGGATTTATTTAATAGATTAAAAGAGGTTTTAGAGAAGCTTAAACTAAAATACAAACTGATAGAAGACGGAGAAACTCTTCTTAAGTTGTCTAAAAAAGAAAAACCAAAGTTGATAGTTTTAGAAAAGGACATCCCGTTGTTAGACGGATTTGCTACTACCTTACTTTTAAAATCCTCTCCAGAAACTCAAGACATCCCTATATTAGGGGTTTGTAAAGTGCCGTTAAAGGAAGAAGAGACTAAAGCTAAAGATTGTGGTTGTGATGACATTTTAGTTTATCCTTTTAAAGAAGAGGAATTTTTAAATAAAGTTTTAAAGTATATAAAAAAATAG
- a CDS encoding AAA family ATPase, with product MIKSSKLKLEKLSSERFSSIYEFDLKPLELESFLNDYVVGQKEAKAVISTKICTHFQKIKHYVLKRNEEFDFVKNNLLIIGPTGVGKTYVMKLIAKKIGVPFVKGDATKFSETGYVGGDIEDLIRELYWEAEGDLEKAHYGMIFLDEIDKIASTGENIGPDVSRTGVQRALLKPLEETTVEIKLPPEVGQSFNHKDFFEKNRKKKLVLNTKHVLFVASGAFQGLEEIIKKRLRKQKMGFLSDLEEKIDQKINYLKFVSPEDLVNYGFEREFVGRFPVIVVFDPLSEEDLFEILANPNNPIVLNKKKDFNVYGITLAFTNGALKEIARLASQENTGARALAMVLERVLIPYERVLSSKGLKYLGVTEELVKDPEGILQAMLSSPKNERWMVNFKTALLEEEGRFKDYLNSKNDFWVDKSFDLTPKRVNLLFSFYLSWAIEPIKVWERLFYVWQQIKNYEKFFENRYKLRILFSEEAIDLIIERVIKKEVGVFSLCDKIMSRLKDELVYLRDVLGINHVVITPEAFKNPEKFCEEILKNKMI from the coding sequence ATGATTAAAAGTTCTAAATTGAAATTGGAAAAATTATCTTCTGAGAGATTCTCTTCCATCTATGAGTTTGACCTTAAACCCCTTGAACTTGAAAGTTTTTTAAATGACTATGTAGTAGGACAAAAAGAGGCTAAGGCTGTTATTTCTACCAAAATTTGCACCCATTTTCAAAAGATTAAACATTATGTTTTAAAAAGAAACGAGGAGTTTGATTTTGTCAAAAACAACCTTCTTATCATAGGTCCTACAGGAGTTGGTAAGACCTATGTGATGAAACTGATAGCTAAAAAAATAGGGGTGCCTTTTGTAAAAGGAGACGCTACAAAGTTTAGTGAGACTGGTTATGTAGGAGGAGATATCGAAGACTTGATAAGAGAACTTTATTGGGAGGCTGAAGGAGACTTAGAGAAAGCTCATTATGGAATGATATTTTTAGACGAGATAGACAAAATTGCCTCAACCGGAGAAAACATAGGACCTGATGTTTCTCGGACAGGGGTACAAAGGGCCTTGTTAAAACCTTTAGAAGAAACTACCGTAGAAATAAAATTGCCCCCAGAGGTAGGGCAAAGTTTTAACCATAAAGATTTTTTTGAAAAAAACCGTAAAAAAAAGTTAGTTTTAAACACTAAGCATGTGCTTTTTGTAGCAAGCGGGGCTTTTCAAGGTTTAGAGGAAATTATCAAAAAGAGATTAAGAAAACAGAAAATGGGTTTTCTTTCTGACTTAGAGGAAAAAATAGACCAAAAGATTAATTACCTAAAGTTTGTTTCGCCTGAAGACTTAGTAAACTATGGTTTTGAAAGAGAGTTTGTAGGAAGGTTTCCGGTAATCGTGGTTTTTGATCCTCTTTCTGAAGAAGACCTTTTTGAAATCTTGGCTAATCCTAATAACCCTATAGTTTTAAATAAAAAAAAGGATTTTAATGTCTATGGAATAACCTTAGCTTTTACTAACGGAGCTCTGAAAGAAATTGCACGGCTTGCCTCTCAAGAAAACACCGGAGCAAGGGCCCTGGCTATGGTTTTAGAAAGGGTTTTAATCCCTTATGAAAGGGTGTTATCCTCTAAAGGTTTAAAATATTTAGGGGTAACCGAAGAGTTGGTAAAAGACCCTGAGGGAATCCTTCAAGCTATGTTATCCTCTCCTAAAAACGAACGTTGGATGGTTAACTTTAAGACTGCCCTTTTGGAAGAAGAAGGGCGGTTTAAAGATTATTTAAATTCAAAGAATGATTTTTGGGTTGATAAATCTTTTGATTTAACCCCAAAAAGGGTAAATTTACTTTTTAGTTTTTACTTAAGTTGGGCTATAGAGCCTATAAAGGTTTGGGAAAGGCTTTTTTATGTTTGGCAGCAAATTAAGAACTATGAAAAGTTTTTTGAAAATAGGTATAAATTAAGGATTTTATTTTCTGAAGAAGCTATAGACCTTATTATCGAAAGAGTTATAAAAAAAGAGGTTGGAGTTTTTAGCCTTTGTGACAAGATAATGTCTCGTTTAAAAGATGAACTCGTTTATTTAAGAGATGTTTTAGGTATAAACCACGTAGTTATAACTCCAGAAGCTTTTAAAAATCCAGAAAAATTTTGCGAAGAAATCTTAAAAAATAAGATGATTTAG